The genomic stretch GACTGTTCTCCATACAAATAACTGATAACTTTCCAACATGAAACAGAGGTagaggaacaagagctgtcagtggacagcgcgatCGACAATTCTctgtgcttgatagtataatataagctatgagtaaaactttaacattacaataagcatattcttagtcgaaaaggggccataattcagtcaaaatgcttgacagagtttgcctcctccttttaacagactggggtcatgatggtaaacaagtatgcaaaatatgaaagcaatatctcaatggactttgaaaatatttggggtggtacgcaaactttaacatttgtgtgacgctcacgctaacgctcacgccgagtcaagctaaaaatgactCCAAACACAATTCATATCATACAACACACACCTCACTGGGTGTTGGATGATCTACCTGCAGAGTGAAGTGGCGAAATTTACAGTACAATAACAAATGCAAACTGTAATTGTCAAAGAAAGTGATGGACCATTAGACTAGTGGATCATCTGCCAGTTACTGAGTCTGGAGGTTTGTGGTTCAAATCCAAATGTGTCATGATCCAGTCTCCTTGCATGACACAAATGCTGGGCTTGTGGTTAAAAAACTGAGTTTGGACACCAGTCTGAGAACTACAGTGTCTGACTGCTTGATTGTGAGCTCCGTCTTGAAATTTACCAATGACAGGGTTGCAATTTGAAACTGGAAATTATTTCCTTGCAACCATATTTTATCTGGTAACTGACTCAATAAGGATTCAATAAAGCTGCAATGTTTTTTCGCACTGAACTTCAACATCAGTATTTTTCACTTGAACATAATCATTTTCACTCAGTTTGGTTTAAGTcaaatttttttcaattcattGGAATACATGCACAATTCATTACCACACAAAAATAAAACCTTGCCAGTCAACTGTCAtcttaaccattagcctgctggtggcaactgattctgcctttacgaccagtgcagaccaagatcagtctgcacatccatgcaggatgatcatggtcttcactggtcgctattcagtcagtaaattttcagtgaagactcctttgaataataagtggtattgcccaaactgaatgatggaccagtccattttagaaatttagcagggtaaaggttaaatcacaggtgctgagactgacaacttTTTCTTTTTAGCAGACTTTAAAATACCATACATGCACTTAGTgatattctatgaaaatacatattcatCTGTTTGAtaataaatttactttaaattttcatattgtcTCACCTTGTTCATTGGTGGAAGCTTCCCTGCTTACTAATGCTACTGTGTTGTAATGATCTCCGTCTGTATCCAAAGACTCGTCATAATCTCTTGGAGGCTCCGGTGGGGTTGAAGCATTTCCTGCTCCATTGGCTGTTTCCGTTGGCACAACACTTGCTcttacagttacattaacagtagCTGGTTCCGATGAAGCAGCACCTGCCGCTGCACTAGTACTAGCTGATGAACTACCTGCACTCAGTTTTTTTACTTTCACAACAGTTGCATATTCATCTTGAATAATTTCCTCTCTAGGAGAGGGAGTAGTGTCACGCACTAATTCTGtatcacatttatttatattacctGATTTGTTCACTTTGGCATACTCCACTTCCGTAGCTTTGTTCACTGTGGCATAGTCATCATCCCCATATTCTGGGATGGCTTTCACATTTGTAATACTTTCATTTTCCTCAACAACCTTGTTATACGGATCCTCAAGTTCGCTTTCCGTGTCGCCAACCCTAGCATAGGGATCTGTCTGATTTGAcacatttctttctgtttcctCATCCACAACCATAGCATATGGATCATACACTGGTCCCTTAAAACTAGTAGTTCTTTGTTTCTTTCTTCCACTTGACCTTGCACTACTTGACACATCATTTACAGTGTTATATGGGTCAAGGTCATCTAAATCATCTTTTACAGTATTATATGGATCATCAACCTTAATCTTATTATAAGGATCATCTTTAAAAggagtttcattttcttttatcttaTTGTATGGGGGATCATCCTTTATCCTGTTATAAGGTGTGTCATCCCCTTTGATTCTGTTATAAGGGTCATCAAAACTGTTTGTTTTACTCACTTGTTTTGTAGATAATTTTTGCGGGCTTTTAGGTTGTGGGGTAGTTCCCAATTTAGATACTGGGATAACAGTCACATCTTGTGGAACCTGTTCATATGTATCATTGTTTTGTACTTCAGcataatcattttcatttaatttgcttTTAgctaatattattttcttttctccACCCTCAATCACAACATGATCGTAATCTGACCTGGGGCGAACTTTTTTCTTTGTTGCCTCTTCAATATGGTCGTAATCATCCATATCACTGGATTTTTCTCTCATAGTTTTAGACTTAGTGGAATCTACTGGTGTTGAAACATTTCCTGTCTGTCTATGAACCACTGGTGAAGTATTTAAACTACCATGGGAGGTAACTGGAATTTCTGGTAATTGTGAATGTGAGTGACCTCCCTTTCTATGATTTTCTAAACTATTCGCATGACTTCTTGAATTTGTTGGTGTATCTGGTAAAGTAGAATAAGCTCCCTTGTGATGACTGTCAGTATAAGATGGTATTTCAGGTAATGTAGAGTGATGTCCCCTGTCTAATGTCTGTGGTTTTGGAATGTCAGGAAGTTCTCTACTTAAAGTGGCTGGTCGTGGTGAGGATCCAGAGCTGGTACCACTGCGCCGGTCTGCCTTACTGCAACAATTCAAACAGAATACCAGATAGGAAGGTCGAAAAGGGTGCTGTCTAATGTGTCACAACATACATGCTGCATGTAACAAGTCATTCTGTTTGTAAAAATGACATATTTCGATTTAAGGACAGAAAATGCTTTTGAACCACACAAACGTACATGCTCCAAGCTGGAATGACAGGGTTAATGCCCTTGCTTTTAACATTGATGACTGACCTGACCAGATTCCCTTCACATGCTTAACATTTGTGTAGTTTCAACTGAATT from Mercenaria mercenaria strain notata chromosome 16, MADL_Memer_1, whole genome shotgun sequence encodes the following:
- the LOC123539820 gene encoding uncharacterized protein LOC123539820 — its product is MTMMMSADYLTSLPVLLVSMVILVAIVLALVQCVCGKRKENSEPELTQAQSKHESTFLDAETLCKMQTEQNDVNGGHMDVETGITPLNTSMGSHNGTLHSRGNSVDITKADRRSGTSSGSSPRPATLSRELPDIPKPQTLDRGHHSTLPEIPSYTDSHHKGAYSTLPDTPTNSRSHANSLENHRKGGHSHSQLPEIPVTSHGSLNTSPVVHRQTGNVSTPVDSTKSKTMREKSSDMDDYDHIEEATKKKVRPRSDYDHVVIEGGEKKIILAKSKLNENDYAEVQNNDTYEQVPQDVTVIPVSKLGTTPQPKSPQKLSTKQVSKTNSFDDPYNRIKGDDTPYNRIKDDPPYNKIKENETPFKDDPYNKIKVDDPYNTVKDDLDDLDPYNTVNDVSSSARSSGRKKQRTTSFKGPVYDPYAMVVDEETERNVSNQTDPYARVGDTESELEDPYNKVVEENESITNVKAIPEYGDDDYATVNKATEVEYAKVNKSGNINKCDTELVRDTTPSPREEIIQDEYATVVKVKKLSAGSSSASTSAAAGAASSEPATVNVTVRASVVPTETANGAGNASTPPEPPRDYDESLDTDGDHYNTVALVSREASTNEQGLKKEPPYNKLSVRESLASMNARAASNTYEYVSEVDNLYATVDGSSGDGTVRQRRPQPDNTEPPTVDYYTEIDAPAPPSLDSLHETAKQHQDEIRRKTDKKPDYYNIEDGNQSQGQVIGHQRTPSGQGHFVQGHSRTPSGQGHFRTPSGEVMSSSFEGRVPMATAENVDLEYDPNYQSVQESKVTDIVSEFDPNYETVEEARANLRYEEINGARPKEKLIRPHIYEDPDAKRKYEVVKGETITEDGKIRAHVYEEVTVTNEARRTRQRVLNQHTYEEVTDVKGKDKKANHNQGQKAESSNSSGNQKKKGHERNSSGDWLLFGKRKSGDVKENKRKSEGKEEKRKSNDIGKK